One genomic region from Candidatus Cetobacterium colombiensis encodes:
- the dprA gene encoding DNA-processing protein DprA produces MEWYRLKLMGLKSSKIRVLMAECQRYNDIFIKLEELIETLNLTKDDTDLILNSKKCEKYLEMMDYLEKNKIGLLDINDYRYPENLKNIAKPPLFLFYKGNIELLNKERLISIIGTRRATKYGELGCEKIVKDLVDGDVVVVSGLALGIDSIAHNETLKYKGNTVAVLGCGIDIYYPKTNISLRKEIEKNGVVISEFPLGMNPTPGNFPIRNRIIAGLSKGTIIIESSLKGGSLITANLSLEEGRDVFALPGDITYPFSQGCNNLIKLSQAKLLTSGEDILNEYNWSKKNREGEKLNKLIGIKLKIYNTLKTKMHLEEIKREISCNTSELLSNLMELEIEGYVQSLPAGYYRRRL; encoded by the coding sequence ATGGAGTGGTATCGATTAAAATTAATGGGTTTAAAAAGCAGTAAAATTAGAGTTTTAATGGCAGAATGTCAAAGATATAACGATATTTTTATTAAATTAGAAGAACTAATAGAAACGTTAAACTTAACTAAAGATGATACCGATTTAATATTAAATTCAAAAAAATGTGAAAAATATTTAGAAATGATGGACTATTTGGAAAAAAATAAAATTGGTCTTTTAGATATAAATGACTATAGATATCCAGAAAATTTAAAAAATATAGCAAAACCTCCTCTTTTTCTTTTTTATAAAGGGAATATTGAACTTTTAAATAAAGAAAGATTAATTTCGATTATAGGAACAAGAAGAGCTACAAAGTATGGTGAATTAGGTTGCGAGAAAATAGTTAAAGATTTAGTAGATGGAGACGTAGTTGTAGTAAGCGGTTTAGCTTTAGGTATTGATTCAATAGCTCATAATGAAACTTTAAAATATAAAGGAAACACAGTAGCGGTTTTAGGATGTGGAATAGATATATATTATCCTAAAACAAATATATCTCTCAGAAAAGAAATAGAAAAGAATGGAGTTGTTATTTCAGAGTTTCCTTTGGGGATGAATCCAACTCCTGGAAACTTTCCAATAAGAAATAGAATAATTGCTGGATTATCCAAAGGGACTATTATAATAGAAAGTTCTTTAAAAGGAGGCAGTTTAATAACTGCAAATTTATCTTTAGAAGAAGGTAGAGATGTATTTGCCTTACCTGGGGATATAACTTATCCTTTTTCACAAGGATGCAATAATTTAATAAAACTTTCTCAAGCTAAATTATTAACTTCAGGAGAAGATATATTGAATGAGTATAATTGGAGTAAGAAAAATAGAGAAGGTGAAAAATTAAATAAATTAATAGGAATAAAATTAAAAATCTATAACACATTGAAAACTAAAATGCATTTAGAAGAAATAAAAAGAGAAATCTCTTGTAACACAAGTGAACTACTGAGTAATTTAATGGAGTTAGAGATTGAAGGATATGTCCAAAGTTTACCAGCCGGATACTATAGAAGAAGGTTATAA
- a CDS encoding NAD(P)/FAD-dependent oxidoreductase gives MYDIIFLGGGQAGVFGAYEAIKKNKDLKILVLDKGRMLTQRVCPKEKLGTCVKCPTCAIIYGVSGAGAFSDSKFNMDYRVGGDVHVLTGKTIVNETIQYVADIYKDFGFDEKPSGLEYNQIMLDLKKRCIENNVQLVDTPTMHLGTDGSRELYTKLVNSLLEKGVEFITERSAEGLIIENGEIKGVTVKNKKDEIENYYAKNVVIGLGRSGAKKLMEMCETSGVSYETGAVDLGVRVEIPDLVMKDINENFYEAKMIYHTTKYRDKMRTFCSNPSGFIAAEKHSDDVVLANGHAYKDKKSQNTNLALLCTKTFTQPFKQPFEYATAIAKMSSMLTGGKILMQSYGDLKVGRRSTDESIARLNIIPTTEDYVAGDIALACPKRILDNIIEFIEVHDKITPGFASSDLLLYFPEIKFRSTRIKIDANMETNIKGLYAAGDSSGYGSGLNIAAVMGILAVRHIISK, from the coding sequence ATGTACGATATTATATTTTTAGGCGGAGGACAAGCAGGAGTTTTTGGAGCTTACGAAGCTATAAAGAAAAATAAGGATTTAAAGATTTTAGTTTTAGATAAGGGAAGAATGTTAACTCAAAGAGTTTGTCCTAAAGAAAAATTAGGAACATGTGTTAAATGTCCTACTTGTGCAATAATTTATGGTGTTTCAGGAGCAGGGGCGTTCTCAGATTCTAAATTCAACATGGATTATAGAGTTGGTGGAGATGTTCATGTTTTAACAGGAAAAACTATAGTAAATGAAACTATACAATATGTAGCAGATATTTATAAAGATTTTGGTTTTGACGAAAAACCATCAGGATTAGAATATAACCAAATTATGTTAGATTTGAAAAAAAGATGTATTGAAAATAATGTTCAACTTGTAGATACACCAACAATGCATTTAGGAACAGATGGTTCAAGAGAATTATACACAAAGTTAGTTAACTCACTTTTAGAAAAAGGTGTAGAGTTTATTACTGAGAGATCAGCAGAAGGATTAATAATTGAAAACGGTGAAATAAAAGGAGTAACTGTAAAGAACAAAAAAGATGAAATTGAAAATTATTATGCAAAAAATGTCGTGATTGGATTAGGAAGAAGTGGAGCAAAGAAATTAATGGAAATGTGTGAAACTTCAGGAGTATCTTATGAAACTGGAGCTGTTGATTTAGGAGTTAGAGTAGAGATACCTGATTTAGTAATGAAGGATATTAATGAAAATTTCTACGAAGCTAAAATGATATACCATACAACAAAATATAGAGATAAAATGAGAACTTTCTGCTCAAATCCAAGTGGATTTATTGCAGCAGAAAAGCATAGCGATGATGTAGTTTTAGCAAACGGACATGCTTATAAGGATAAAAAATCACAAAATACAAACTTAGCATTATTATGTACTAAAACATTTACACAACCATTTAAACAGCCGTTTGAGTATGCTACTGCAATAGCAAAAATGTCTTCAATGTTAACAGGTGGAAAGATTTTAATGCAATCATATGGAGACTTAAAAGTAGGTAGAAGATCTACTGATGAATCAATTGCAAGATTAAATATAATTCCTACAACTGAAGATTATGTAGCAGGAGACATAGCATTAGCTTGTCCAAAAAGAATTTTAGACAATATAATAGAGTTTATAGAAGTACATGATAAAATAACTCCAGGATTTGCATCGAGTGATTTATTACTTTATTTTCCAGAAATAAAATTTAGAAGTACAAGAATAAAAATAGATGCTAATATGGAAACAAATATTAAAGGATTATATGCAGCAGGAGATAGTTCAGGATATGGAAGTGGACTAAATATAGCAGCAGTAATGGGGATATTAGCTGTAAGACATATAATTTCTAAATAA
- the trmFO gene encoding methylenetetrahydrofolate--tRNA-(uracil(54)-C(5))-methyltransferase (FADH(2)-oxidizing) TrmFO translates to MTNKEVIVVGAGLAGSEAAYQLAKHGVKVKLYEMRPKVSTEAHKSDKFAELVCSNSLGGDHLGNASGLMKEELRRMGSLLIEIADEVKVPAGQALAVDREGFSEKVTEKLSSMENIEIIKEELKEIPKDKIVVIASGPLTSDDLSKNIGEMLEQEYLYFYDAAAPIVTLESIDKNKVYYQSRYDKGDGEYINCPMSKEEYQAFYDELITAERAPLKKFEEEKLFEACMPVERIAQRGFKTLLFGPLKPKGLVNPRTEKEDFAVVQLRQDDKDGKLYNLVGFQTNLKWGEQKRVFSMIPGLENAEFVRYGVMHRNTFINSTKLLTPALNLKNNDNIYFAGQITGGEGYVCAIATGLMAATNILRKMENKDPLILDDRSSIGAIIKYITEEKKNFQPMGPNFGVIRSLEERIRDKKEKYNKISKIALDYLDEKLSQEK, encoded by the coding sequence ATGACAAATAAAGAAGTAATAGTAGTAGGAGCTGGATTAGCAGGTTCAGAAGCGGCGTATCAATTGGCAAAACACGGAGTAAAAGTAAAGTTATATGAAATGAGACCAAAAGTTTCTACAGAAGCTCATAAGAGTGATAAATTTGCAGAGTTAGTATGTAGTAATTCATTAGGAGGAGATCATTTAGGAAATGCTTCAGGATTAATGAAAGAAGAATTAAGAAGAATGGGATCATTATTAATTGAGATAGCTGATGAAGTTAAGGTTCCTGCAGGTCAAGCATTAGCTGTAGATAGAGAGGGATTTTCAGAGAAAGTTACAGAAAAACTATCATCAATGGAAAATATTGAAATAATAAAAGAAGAGTTAAAAGAAATTCCTAAAGATAAAATAGTTGTTATAGCTAGTGGTCCATTAACATCTGATGATTTATCTAAAAATATAGGAGAGATGTTAGAGCAAGAGTATTTATACTTTTATGATGCAGCAGCTCCAATTGTAACTTTAGAATCGATAGATAAAAATAAGGTATATTACCAGTCTAGATACGATAAAGGAGATGGAGAATATATAAACTGTCCAATGTCTAAAGAAGAGTACCAAGCTTTTTACGATGAACTAATAACAGCAGAAAGAGCACCTTTAAAGAAATTTGAGGAGGAAAAGCTTTTTGAAGCTTGTATGCCTGTTGAAAGAATTGCTCAAAGAGGATTTAAAACATTATTATTTGGACCTTTAAAACCAAAAGGATTAGTAAATCCAAGAACTGAAAAAGAGGATTTTGCGGTTGTTCAATTAAGACAAGATGATAAAGATGGAAAGTTATATAACTTAGTTGGGTTTCAAACTAATTTAAAATGGGGAGAACAAAAAAGAGTATTCTCAATGATTCCAGGACTTGAAAATGCAGAATTTGTTAGATATGGTGTAATGCATAGAAATACTTTTATAAATTCTACAAAATTATTAACACCAGCTTTAAATTTAAAAAACAATGATAATATATATTTTGCAGGACAAATAACAGGTGGAGAGGGATATGTTTGTGCAATAGCAACAGGACTAATGGCGGCAACAAACATATTAAGAAAAATGGAAAATAAAGATCCACTTATATTAGATGATAGAAGTTCAATAGGGGCAATTATAAAGTATATAACTGAAGAAAAGAAAAACTTCCAACCTATGGGGCCAAATTTTGGAGTTATAAGATCTTTAGAGGAAAGAATAAGAGATAAAAAAGAGAAGTATAATAAAATATCAAAGATAGCTTTAGATTATTTAGATGAAAAGTTAAGTCAAGAGAAGTAA
- a CDS encoding tyrosine-type recombinase/integrase produces the protein MGTLNLLGDIKEFLYHCEFAKGKSVNTIKSLRIDLYRFNDYVVKCVDLEKISDIDGFNFREFLIELQENDIGKRSLNRKISSLKSFFKYLKDMGKVKNNSAQLIVAPSYDRGIPEILELDEINRMRRSIELKNYHSLRDRLIVELLYSSGITSQELLGLGEEIFDLDNREVIVTSFKKYRTVFFSERTREFFKRYVAAKKQKLGLKYKKEILFVNGSGGRLTDRSLRRLIDRYGLKAGITKEISPHTFRHTFAVHMLENGMTLLQLQKLLGHSNLDSTKIYLEALEKKRRKEMSKDL, from the coding sequence ATGGGTACTCTTAATTTGTTAGGGGATATAAAAGAGTTTTTATATCATTGTGAGTTTGCAAAAGGAAAAAGTGTGAATACAATAAAATCCCTAAGAATTGATTTATATAGATTTAATGATTATGTTGTAAAATGTGTAGATTTAGAGAAAATATCTGATATAGATGGTTTTAATTTCAGAGAGTTTTTGATAGAACTTCAAGAAAATGATATAGGAAAAAGATCTTTAAATAGAAAGATATCATCTTTAAAATCATTTTTTAAGTATCTAAAAGATATGGGAAAAGTAAAAAATAATTCAGCTCAATTAATAGTTGCTCCAAGTTATGATAGAGGAATTCCTGAAATACTTGAGTTGGATGAAATAAATAGAATGAGAAGATCAATAGAGTTAAAAAATTATCATAGTTTAAGGGATAGATTGATAGTGGAACTATTATATTCTAGTGGAATAACATCTCAAGAACTTCTAGGTTTAGGAGAGGAAATTTTTGATTTAGACAACAGAGAGGTAATTGTAACAAGTTTTAAAAAATATAGAACAGTATTTTTTAGCGAAAGAACAAGAGAATTTTTCAAAAGGTATGTAGCAGCTAAAAAACAAAAGTTAGGACTAAAATATAAGAAAGAGATACTTTTTGTAAATGGTTCTGGTGGAAGATTGACTGATAGATCATTGAGAAGACTTATAGATAGATATGGATTAAAAGCTGGAATAACTAAAGAAATTAGTCCGCATACTTTTAGACATACATTTGCAGTTCATATGCTAGAAAATGGAATGACACTATTACAACTACAAAAGCTCTTAGGACATTCTAATTTGGATTCAACAAAAATTTATTTGGAAGCACTAGAGAAAAAAAGACGAAAAGAGATGTCTAAAGATTTATAG
- the topA gene encoding type I DNA topoisomerase, producing MYIEKKLGVKAVAKKNLVIVESPAKAKTIEKILGKNFHVTASFGHVRDLPKSKIGVDVKDNFKPSYSTIRGKGDVIKTLKDLAKKSNKVYLASDPDREGEAIAWHIAQTLKLDEKEANRIEFNEITNVAIREAIKNPRKVDINRVNAQQARRILDRLVGYEISPLLWKTISSNTSAGRVQSVALKLICDLEDKIRKFIPEKFWDIKGEFENKMNLSLYKIEGKRFERVTDEDIVKNVQLTLNSEYSVINSKVTKKSKNPPLPLKTSTLQQLASSYLGFSASKTMSVAQGLYEGISIDGTQKGLITYMRTDSTRISDEAKEMAKSYILENFGKEYLGKEVVKKKKDEKIQDAHEAVRPTEIYLEPDKIKKDLTPDQYKLYKLIWERFMISQLAPMQYEQFEIILENGDYQFRGTLNKIIFDGYYKVFKDDEELPIGEFPNINEGDFLKLKKLNIKEDWTKPPSRLTESSLVKKLEADGIGRPSTYASIIETLKKREYVLIEGKSFVPTELGYEIKSILEKNFKDIMDVKFTASLEDGLDSVEEGERDWIEILKDFYSKLSKDLELYKIKVEEESNRIINSDVPCPCGKGNMVMKNGRFGRYLCCTDENCKEKYSLKGIEIPLEDIKNGSIKVKTLLDEQQRVKQGKLTDVFLSNGSRLLLKLGRFGSYLESENFKDDNERVSLPGEIKKLLINGSIEEIDGIVQLKWIMDKIQEEETEILKNAGNCEKCGKPFKIGRGRWGKFLACTGYPECKNIKKLENDKKSK from the coding sequence ATGTATATAGAGAAAAAATTAGGGGTGAAGGCAGTGGCGAAAAAAAATTTAGTGATAGTAGAATCACCTGCAAAAGCGAAGACAATTGAAAAAATATTGGGGAAAAATTTTCATGTGACAGCTTCCTTTGGACATGTAAGAGATTTGCCTAAAAGTAAAATTGGAGTGGATGTAAAAGATAATTTTAAACCTAGTTATTCTACAATAAGAGGAAAAGGCGATGTAATAAAAACTTTAAAAGATCTTGCTAAAAAATCAAATAAAGTTTATTTAGCGTCCGATCCAGATAGAGAAGGAGAGGCTATTGCATGGCATATAGCTCAAACTCTAAAATTAGATGAAAAAGAAGCAAATAGAATAGAGTTCAATGAAATAACAAATGTCGCAATAAGAGAAGCTATAAAAAACCCTAGAAAAGTTGATATAAATAGAGTTAATGCCCAACAAGCAAGAAGAATTTTAGATAGGTTAGTAGGATATGAAATAAGTCCTCTATTATGGAAAACTATATCTTCGAATACAAGTGCTGGAAGAGTTCAATCAGTAGCATTAAAATTAATTTGTGATTTAGAAGATAAAATTAGAAAGTTTATTCCTGAAAAATTTTGGGATATAAAAGGTGAATTTGAAAATAAGATGAATCTTTCTCTTTACAAAATAGAAGGAAAAAGATTTGAAAGAGTTACTGATGAAGATATTGTAAAAAATGTTCAATTAACTTTAAATTCAGAATATTCAGTTATAAACTCAAAAGTAACTAAAAAATCTAAAAATCCACCATTACCATTAAAAACAAGTACATTACAACAGTTAGCATCATCGTATTTAGGATTTTCGGCTTCAAAAACAATGTCTGTTGCTCAAGGTCTATATGAAGGAATAAGTATTGACGGAACTCAAAAAGGTTTAATAACTTATATGAGAACAGATTCTACAAGAATATCTGATGAAGCTAAAGAAATGGCTAAAAGTTATATCTTAGAAAATTTTGGAAAAGAGTATTTAGGAAAAGAAGTTGTAAAAAAGAAAAAAGATGAAAAAATACAAGATGCCCATGAAGCTGTAAGACCAACAGAGATATATTTAGAACCAGATAAAATAAAAAAGGATTTAACTCCAGATCAATACAAGCTATATAAACTTATTTGGGAAAGATTTATGATATCTCAATTAGCCCCTATGCAATATGAGCAATTTGAAATAATTTTAGAGAATGGTGATTATCAATTCAGAGGAACATTAAATAAAATAATATTTGATGGATATTATAAAGTGTTTAAAGATGACGAGGAACTTCCTATTGGAGAGTTTCCAAATATAAATGAAGGTGATTTTTTAAAATTAAAAAAATTAAATATAAAAGAAGATTGGACAAAACCGCCTTCAAGATTGACAGAGTCCTCTCTAGTAAAAAAATTAGAAGCGGATGGAATTGGAAGACCTTCGACATATGCTTCAATAATAGAGACTTTAAAGAAAAGAGAGTATGTTTTAATTGAAGGGAAAAGTTTTGTACCAACAGAGTTAGGTTACGAAATAAAATCTATTTTAGAGAAAAATTTCAAAGATATAATGGATGTTAAATTTACAGCATCTTTAGAAGATGGTTTGGATTCAGTTGAAGAAGGCGAAAGAGACTGGATAGAAATTTTAAAGGATTTTTATTCTAAACTTTCTAAAGATTTAGAACTTTATAAAATAAAAGTAGAAGAAGAATCAAATAGAATTATAAATTCAGATGTTCCTTGTCCATGCGGAAAAGGAAATATGGTAATGAAAAATGGTAGATTTGGTAGATATCTTTGTTGTACTGATGAAAATTGTAAAGAGAAATATTCATTAAAAGGTATTGAAATACCTTTAGAAGATATAAAAAATGGAAGTATAAAAGTAAAAACTTTATTAGATGAACAACAAAGAGTAAAGCAAGGAAAATTGACAGATGTATTTTTATCAAATGGAAGTAGACTACTTTTAAAATTAGGAAGATTTGGAAGTTATTTAGAAAGTGAAAATTTCAAAGATGATAATGAAAGAGTATCATTACCTGGAGAAATAAAGAAATTATTAATAAATGGTTCAATAGAAGAGATTGATGGAATAGTTCAATTGAAATGGATTATGGATAAAATTCAGGAAGAAGAAACAGAAATTTTAAAAAATGCAGGGAATTGTGAAAAATGTGGGAAGCCATTTAAAATCGGAAGAGGAAGATGGGGTAAATTCTTAGCATGTACTGGATATCCAGAATGTAAGAATATAAAAAAATTGGAAAACGATAAAAAGAGTAAATAA
- the pta gene encoding phosphate acetyltransferase: MSIIVQIKEKAKTLGNKIVLPEATDERVIRAAAGVVEEKLGTPVLVGNAETIEKFAANLGVSLEGVEIIDPKTTEKLASYVEKLCELRAKKGMTPEEAERLLTSDVNFFGAMMVKMGDVAGMVSGSDSPTANVLRAGLQVVGTKPGVKTVSSVFLMELKYNVETYGEILVFGDCAVIPEPTSEQLADIASEAALTAKTVAGLEPKVALMSFSTKGSARHESVDVVKRAGEILRERNADFAFEEELQADAALVASVGVKKAPNSEVAGHANVVIFPNLAAGNIGYKLVQRLANAEAYGPLIQGLAAPINDLSRGCSVKDIIDLTAITSVQAGN, encoded by the coding sequence GTGAGCATTATAGTTCAAATTAAAGAAAAAGCAAAAACTTTAGGAAACAAAATAGTTCTTCCTGAGGCTACTGATGAGAGAGTAATCAGAGCAGCAGCAGGAGTAGTTGAGGAGAAATTAGGAACTCCTGTATTAGTGGGAAATGCAGAGACAATAGAAAAATTTGCAGCTAATTTAGGAGTATCTTTAGAGGGTGTTGAGATTATAGATCCAAAAACTACTGAAAAACTAGCTTCTTATGTTGAGAAACTTTGTGAATTAAGAGCGAAAAAAGGAATGACTCCAGAAGAAGCAGAAAGATTATTAACTTCTGATGTTAATTTCTTTGGTGCAATGATGGTAAAAATGGGAGATGTAGCAGGAATGGTTTCAGGATCTGATTCTCCTACTGCAAATGTTTTAAGAGCTGGTCTACAAGTTGTAGGAACAAAACCAGGAGTTAAAACTGTATCATCAGTATTCTTAATGGAATTAAAATATAATGTTGAAACTTATGGAGAGATTTTAGTATTTGGAGATTGTGCTGTAATTCCAGAACCAACTTCAGAGCAGTTAGCAGATATCGCATCTGAAGCAGCTTTAACAGCTAAAACTGTTGCTGGCTTAGAGCCAAAAGTAGCTCTAATGTCATTCTCTACAAAAGGTTCTGCAAGACATGAATCAGTAGATGTTGTAAAAAGAGCAGGAGAAATCTTAAGAGAAAGAAATGCAGATTTTGCGTTTGAAGAAGAATTACAAGCAGATGCAGCTTTAGTAGCTTCTGTAGGTGTAAAAAAAGCTCCAAATTCTGAAGTAGCAGGACATGCAAATGTAGTAATATTCCCTAACTTAGCAGCTGGAAATATTGGTTACAAATTAGTTCAAAGATTAGCAAATGCTGAAGCTTATGGACCTTTAATTCAAGGTTTAGCAGCTCCAATAAATGACTTATCTAGAGGATGTTCAGTTAAAGATATCATAGATTTAACTGCAATAACTTCAGTACAAGCTGGAAACTAA
- the yqeH gene encoding ribosome biogenesis GTPase YqeH: MIKKCIGCGIELQGENPNSNGYLPKSVLEGDSKELLCQRCFKIKNYGQYIPIKMTKEDYRAEVKKSLKEADVAIPVFDIIDFEGSFDDEILDILREMESIVVINKLDLIPDDKHPSEVADWVKGRLGEEGIAPLDVAIVSSKNGYGINGIFKKIKHFYPNGAKALVLGVTNVGKSSIINKLIGAKRVTVSKFPGTTLKSVKTEIPFSKITLIDTPGLIPTGRFSDFVCQECNQNIIPANEISRKTYKVQKDRVILIGGMIQMKVLNDDDLKPIFSLYASKGVTFHETNVEKAKELMEKADFITPPCDDCRDEFNSLEKEVEEYTIETGEELVFKGLGWLSVKRGPLKVEITSPKGGEIIIREAFIKPKR, encoded by the coding sequence ATGATAAAAAAATGTATAGGATGCGGAATAGAACTTCAAGGTGAAAATCCAAATTCTAATGGATATTTACCAAAATCAGTATTAGAAGGAGATAGCAAAGAGCTATTATGCCAAAGATGTTTTAAAATAAAAAATTATGGACAATATATTCCTATAAAAATGACAAAAGAAGATTATAGAGCAGAGGTAAAAAAGAGCTTAAAAGAAGCTGATGTGGCTATACCTGTATTTGATATAATTGATTTTGAAGGTTCTTTTGATGATGAAATACTGGACATCTTAAGAGAAATGGAATCAATTGTTGTAATAAATAAGCTAGATTTAATTCCAGATGATAAGCATCCTTCAGAAGTTGCTGACTGGGTTAAAGGAAGATTAGGAGAAGAAGGAATAGCGCCACTAGATGTTGCGATAGTAAGTTCTAAAAATGGATATGGAATAAATGGAATCTTTAAGAAAATTAAACATTTTTATCCAAATGGAGCAAAAGCTTTAGTACTTGGAGTAACTAATGTAGGTAAATCAAGTATTATAAATAAACTTATAGGGGCAAAAAGAGTTACAGTATCTAAATTCCCAGGAACAACTTTAAAAAGTGTAAAGACAGAAATTCCATTTTCTAAGATAACACTAATAGATACACCTGGACTAATACCAACAGGTAGATTCTCGGACTTTGTATGTCAAGAATGTAATCAGAATATAATTCCTGCAAATGAAATTTCAAGAAAAACATATAAAGTTCAAAAAGATAGAGTTATATTAATCGGTGGAATGATACAAATGAAAGTTTTAAACGATGATGATTTAAAACCAATTTTTTCACTATATGCATCTAAAGGAGTTACATTCCACGAAACTAATGTAGAAAAAGCTAAAGAATTAATGGAAAAAGCTGATTTTATAACACCACCTTGTGATGATTGTAGAGATGAATTCAATTCTTTAGAAAAGGAAGTTGAAGAATATACGATAGAAACAGGAGAAGAATTAGTATTTAAAGGATTAGGATGGTTATCTGTTAAGAGAGGTCCATTAAAAGTTGAAATAACATCGCCTAAAGGTGGAGAAATAATTATTAGAGAGGCGTTTATAAAACCAAAAAGATAA
- the ftsY gene encoding signal recognition particle-docking protein FtsY codes for MGFFNKLFGRKKENKVEEEKEKLEKEIIEEEIDRVETLKEEKKDEEIQIDEAVEKALEDEEIQEEDIEKEPVKEEVVYAEKPKVEKRSFFTSLKEKLFKSREGLFGTLKNIFTGKSIVDGEMYEELEDTLVQSDIGIEMTLKIVKDLKAEVKARGVKKPEDVYPVLKDVLEGYLITENTNLDIQPGRMNVILIVGVNGVGKTTTIGKIAAKLVKDGKKVVIGAADTFRAAAVDQLEEWTKRAGADLIKHSDGADPGAVVFDTLKAGEDKNADVVIIDTAGRLHNKNNLMKELEKINNIIKKKIGDQPYESILVLDGTTGQNGLIQARVFNEVTSLTGFIVTKLDGTAKGGILFSISEELKKPIKYIGVGEGIEDLREFNSKEYIQAIFD; via the coding sequence ATGGGATTTTTTAATAAACTTTTCGGTAGAAAGAAAGAAAATAAAGTTGAAGAAGAAAAAGAAAAGTTAGAAAAAGAGATAATAGAAGAAGAGATTGATAGAGTTGAAACTTTAAAAGAAGAGAAAAAAGATGAAGAAATTCAAATTGATGAAGCTGTAGAGAAAGCCTTAGAAGATGAAGAAATTCAAGAAGAGGACATTGAAAAAGAGCCTGTAAAAGAAGAGGTTGTTTATGCAGAGAAGCCTAAAGTTGAAAAAAGAAGTTTTTTTACATCACTAAAAGAAAAGCTATTTAAATCAAGAGAAGGACTATTTGGAACTTTAAAAAATATATTTACAGGAAAATCTATTGTTGATGGAGAGATGTACGAAGAATTAGAAGATACTCTTGTACAATCAGATATAGGAATAGAGATGACTTTAAAAATAGTTAAAGATTTAAAAGCTGAAGTTAAGGCAAGAGGAGTAAAGAAACCAGAAGATGTATATCCAGTGTTAAAAGATGTATTAGAAGGATATCTAATAACAGAAAATACAAATTTAGATATTCAACCAGGAAGAATGAACGTAATATTAATTGTTGGTGTAAACGGAGTTGGAAAAACTACAACTATCGGTAAAATTGCAGCAAAATTAGTAAAAGATGGAAAAAAAGTTGTAATAGGAGCAGCAGATACATTTAGAGCAGCAGCAGTTGATCAGCTTGAAGAATGGACAAAAAGAGCTGGAGCAGATTTGATAAAACATTCAGATGGTGCAGATCCAGGAGCAGTTGTTTTTGATACCTTAAAAGCTGGAGAAGATAAAAATGCAGATGTTGTAATAATTGACACAGCTGGAAGATTACACAATAAAAACAACTTAATGAAAGAATTAGAAAAAATAAATAACATAATAAAAAAGAAAATTGGAGATCAGCCGTATGAATCTATATTGGTTTTAGATGGTACTACTGGTCAAAATGGACTTATCCAAGCAAGAGTTTTTAATGAGGTTACAAGCCTAACAGGATTTATAGTGACTAAATTAGATGGAACTGCTAAAGGTGGAATACTATTTAGTATTTCTGAAGAACTAAAAAAACCTATAAAATATATAGGGGTTGGAGAAGGAATAGAGGATTTAAGAGAGTTCAACAGTAAAGAGTACATACAAGCAATTTTTGATTAA